A genomic stretch from Cryomorphaceae bacterium 1068 includes:
- a CDS encoding TonB-dependent receptor: protein MIQKLSSAIAAVMFLFAGANGQDLIQGTVMDADGNPLVAATVQIYGKSLGTYSNAKGAYKFSNLKSGDYTLLFSYLGMEPVKKEVTLSGVAVVDVVMQSSTYVSEGVTITAVRAEADEPVSQVTRGLKTIESNFQGQDAGFLLEKLSPSIVTYSESGTNFSNYAGFRLRGMDQTRVNMTLNGVPLNDMIDQGVFFSNFTDFGNSIQSVQIQRGAGTSSNGTSSYAGSINFESINVYDTVPSAQVQLTGGSFNTFRASAEVQTGRMENNLAFYARYAGMTSDGYRDNTGTDSRSFFFSGAYFAKKHTLKFTGFVGRSQNELGYSPVSIEDIRNNPRTNYISPNDVDDFGQWMAQFQHNYEINKRISLVSTVYVNGAGGDFPFGFEDEAGAFTQINYPLYNQHIGAMSQLNVRSDDNKTRMNFGLHGYTFGRENIEQIIPDYDNPYYEDESRKNEFAAFAKARHSFGSLTVFGDVQIRAVQLALTPDSEFLGSDTAIPDREWLFVNPRAGVTYAFTDRISGYASIGRTGREPTRFDILGSTQINAGNIGIAQNENSVKPEYVNDLEVGAKLQGQSFAVNANFFFMQFENEIAPIGAFIPEGFVQVYENQESSYRTGIELDYSCRILPILRLFGNATYMQSRISEYIPTDSDETFTDITPILSPEWNVRASLEVEVIEDLFVYFSARYLSESYLELTNNSELIIPESFVADVGVRYTILKKYEIKVDLNNVFDNLYYTNGAPIDNFEGTFSPGFFVQPPRNVFATLTMRF, encoded by the coding sequence ATGATTCAAAAATTAAGTTCAGCCATAGCGGCTGTGATGTTCCTGTTTGCAGGAGCAAATGGACAAGATCTGATCCAAGGAACGGTGATGGATGCGGACGGTAATCCGCTGGTAGCGGCTACTGTTCAAATTTATGGTAAATCGCTTGGCACTTATTCCAATGCTAAGGGAGCCTACAAATTCTCCAATTTGAAGTCTGGAGATTATACCCTCTTGTTTTCATATTTAGGTATGGAGCCTGTGAAGAAAGAGGTCACGCTTTCGGGCGTTGCGGTTGTGGATGTTGTGATGCAATCCAGTACCTATGTTTCTGAAGGCGTCACCATTACAGCGGTGCGCGCCGAGGCGGATGAGCCCGTCTCGCAAGTGACACGTGGCCTCAAGACCATCGAGTCAAATTTTCAAGGGCAGGACGCGGGGTTTTTATTGGAAAAATTATCTCCATCCATCGTTACCTATTCTGAAAGTGGAACGAATTTCTCGAATTATGCGGGATTCCGTTTGCGCGGAATGGATCAAACTCGGGTCAATATGACCCTCAATGGAGTTCCATTGAACGACATGATTGACCAAGGAGTATTCTTTTCAAACTTCACAGATTTTGGAAATAGTATTCAATCGGTTCAAATCCAGCGAGGTGCTGGAACGAGCTCCAACGGAACATCGTCGTATGCGGGTTCTATCAACTTTGAATCGATCAATGTATACGATACCGTTCCTTCGGCTCAGGTGCAGCTCACTGGCGGATCCTTCAACACCTTTCGCGCCAGCGCCGAAGTGCAAACAGGCAGAATGGAAAACAATTTGGCTTTCTACGCTCGATATGCTGGAATGACTTCAGATGGGTACCGAGATAACACGGGTACAGATTCGAGATCGTTTTTCTTTTCAGGAGCTTATTTTGCCAAAAAGCATACTCTGAAATTTACGGGTTTCGTTGGTCGATCTCAGAATGAACTCGGCTATTCCCCCGTTTCCATTGAGGACATCCGGAATAATCCCAGAACCAACTATATCTCGCCAAACGATGTGGATGACTTCGGGCAATGGATGGCGCAGTTTCAGCACAATTACGAAATCAACAAGCGAATATCTCTAGTCAGCACAGTTTATGTTAACGGAGCTGGTGGCGATTTCCCTTTTGGATTTGAGGATGAGGCTGGTGCGTTTACACAAATCAATTATCCGCTATACAACCAGCACATTGGAGCTATGTCGCAGCTCAATGTCCGGTCGGATGACAATAAAACTCGAATGAATTTTGGCCTGCATGGATATACATTCGGCCGTGAGAACATCGAGCAGATTATTCCCGATTACGACAATCCTTATTATGAAGATGAGTCGCGGAAAAACGAATTCGCTGCCTTTGCGAAAGCCCGCCACTCATTTGGATCGTTAACGGTATTTGGAGATGTACAGATTCGTGCAGTGCAATTGGCGTTAACACCTGATAGCGAATTTCTTGGGTCTGACACTGCCATTCCTGATCGTGAGTGGTTGTTTGTAAACCCGCGAGCTGGAGTAACGTATGCGTTCACCGATCGGATCAGCGGATACGCCTCGATTGGACGGACGGGTCGCGAACCAACGAGGTTCGATATTCTTGGTTCAACACAAATAAACGCGGGGAACATCGGTATTGCTCAAAATGAAAATTCGGTAAAGCCCGAATATGTGAATGATCTGGAGGTAGGAGCCAAGCTTCAAGGTCAGAGTTTCGCCGTGAACGCGAATTTCTTCTTTATGCAATTTGAAAATGAGATTGCTCCTATTGGAGCTTTTATTCCGGAAGGGTTCGTTCAAGTTTATGAAAATCAAGAATCCAGCTACCGAACCGGTATTGAACTGGACTATTCGTGCCGTATACTTCCGATACTAAGGTTATTTGGAAATGCGACCTATATGCAGAGCCGTATTTCTGAATATATTCCCACCGACAGTGATGAAACCTTTACCGACATCACCCCAATATTGAGTCCTGAATGGAATGTTCGTGCCAGCCTCGAAGTAGAAGTTATCGAGGATCTCTTTGTCTATTTCTCAGCGCGCTATTTGAGCGAAAGCTATTTGGAGTTGACCAACAATTCTGAATTGATCATCCCTGAATCATTCGTGGCCGACGTAGGCGTGAGGTATACTATCCTGAAAAAGTATGAAATCAAAGTAGACTTGAACAACGTTTTTGACAACCTCTACTATACCAATGGTGCTCCTATTGATAATTTTGAGGGCACCTTCAGTCCTGGATTTTTTGTTCAGCCACCGCGAAATGTATTTGCAACGCTGACAATGCGATTTTAG